In the genome of Calonectris borealis chromosome 14, bCalBor7.hap1.2, whole genome shotgun sequence, the window CACCTGCCTTACCCTCCAAGCCCACAGTTTTGTACCATGCCATAATGCTGTTTTCCACGCCACACCGATACATGAGGTAAGTCTCCAAGATGAACTGTTTCAGATACTTGGAGATGTCAAATACGTGGGGTAAACATACAGGAAGATTTCCTCACTGAACTTTAGCTGTACGTAAGTGACCTGTGTAATCAGGCTTCCTCTATATtcatcagaaagaaagaaactagCATTTTCAGAGAGTGAGTCTTCCTGAGGGTGGGATGAATTATTTCCAGGAACTGCCTCTCTCCACTGAGTAAGGAGGGAGCTTGGATGACTAGATCAGACTCAGACACCCCTTGTACATGCTTACTGGTAGATGGCACCATCTTTTTCACACTCAAccctctctattttttttccctttaaaggtATCTTTTTTTCTATTGAGAGACCTTGAACCACGTAGGCTCCGGAACGAGATGCTTCAGTGGGATGCCCAAATTTAGGTGGTATGCCTCCAATCCTAAGTCATTCCAGCACAGAGAAACTTACTGTATTCTCCTGTTGGCAGACACTGAACTTCTGGTACATCTGGTGATATAATTGCTACCCTTATAAAGGATAAAGTTTGCTGAAGTAAAGAAAATTACTGCAAGGTGgaaatttcagttattaaaaacaCCTCACAGAGCAAAATCCTATTgcgttttctttagtcttcttCCCTAAATACTGTTGCTATCTCCTCAGATATAATGCCGGATTGTGTCACTTCTTCCTCTATATATTGTCCCTTGTATGATTTTACTAATTTGCTTGTGTGAGAGAATTATGACTATTTTCTGAAAGTTAAAGAATTCGCATCCTCATATGTCGAAAGAAAATCCTACAAACAAAACCACCGTCTGTAACTTACCTCTAAACATCGGTATCAGTGTATGCATTCAGATACACTTAGCATATGTGCCTCTGCCATCTCGTGGCAAAGCACAGTAATAGCATGtcagagagggagaaaattcttgctctggatttctttctttgaaaattatGATCCCACACAAGTGAAACTGTTTACAAAGTTTCCGgttttcaacatttatttttaatattaccaGTTATATATCTATCCATAATTTGAAGAGCTTATATTTTGTAGATACTTGACTTTGTGATATTTATCGTTTACTGCTGCTAGTTGATGATAACGTGTTATCTTGTGTTATATTGTATTGAACGTTATATCATTGCATTATATATTAATGTGGTGACAGCAAGATATAAGACATACTCTGCTCAAATAGCTGAGCATGATTCTGGCTATAAGCTTCAGCAACAGGCTGTCCCAAGTTATTCCAAATATGGATAAGCACATTGATTTATCTCACCCAAATCTGCACCAGAAATGAGTCCATCTGATCTCATCAGTCTAAGCTTCCTTCgtggtcaaaaaaaaaagcacttctcGAGCACTGTTTGTCTTCTTTTAGAATAGACATGTTCATACTCTAGGATCCACAGATCTTCGTTGTTAACTAAAAAGAAGATCAGACGAGCAACACAAGTGAAGCTGATTACTTTTGAGATCACATACCTTACATCACAGACAACTAAAGTGTAGAAAGCAAAAATTCACACCTTGTCCTTCAAATTGGGGGATCCAAGTGACTGAATGTAAACATAACCCCACTGCTCTCTCAGGTATCCTGAAATATTGGTTGTGTCAGGTATAGCCATGCTACCCTGTCGGGCTAAGGTAAGAAAGGTCTTTGACACATAATACGTACTAAGGTAAATAAAAAGACTAATTCTTGCTTCTTGTGGGAGGGAATTCAGCAGTTACAGTGGTTAGTATGAAACTTGTGTTCTTCAGGTCTTAGAAATCAGTGGTGAAAGACCTGTTTCCCATTTCCAGTTTCTTCTTTATGACAGAAGGCCAATCATTCCATCACAGCTACTGTTCAATTCTGCTAGAACAGCGGATTTCAACACAGGCGGAGTTGCTTGCTTTCCGAATTGGGAAATAACCTCGGTGTGCATTTCAGCAGTTCTTGTATGACCCAAGCAGAAGCTGCTGTGTAACTGCTTTTAAGTCTCTCTGGTAAGGACTGGGTTACTTGCCAGGTTTCCCTATAGACCTTTGATCTCCCGATgtctatacacacacataaaagttCCATTGTTAACCTGATGCAAGACTTTTTggagctgctttttatttttacagtgctgGCAGTTACCAAAACTGGAGTAAGACTATTCTGGGATTCCTAGACTGTAGTATTCTAGTTGCATATTGTCCTGAAATGATGCTTTGCTAAATATAAGTCCAGTTTTAAATATAAACTGACTTTGTCTCTGTTATTTCAGATAATTCAGAAAATGCCTATAAGAAGCAGTCCAAAAACCAAGAAGCAGTCTAAAAACAAAGAGGCCTAAAGCCAGTCGCTGTGGACAGCACAGTGTTTTTTTCCACACACCTAATGGTTTCGGGACTGAAgtagaggaaattattttctttcaccaGCGATGTGGAAAGAGGAATCACTCAGGCTCCAGAACTCCTTTCTAACCAGATTTTGGTGGTAACAATAGGTAACATCTTAAGAAGGGATCTGAAACGTTTTTGAACAGGTTGTAATCACTTGCCATGGCAGAGAAAGGGCTGTGGTGATGGGAAGAGTCCATCCATTTTTATGAGAAACAGAGGAATATCATGGAAACAAACatagaaaagcaaagacaagacaacaggggaaaaaaagacactgacAAAGACCACAGTTGTTCAGATCTTTCTGATTTGTAGTTCAGGTAAAAGGATTATCCATGCCTTAAAAATTTCTCCATGTTTCTTAATAAACAGTAACAATGCTAGTGCAATTTCTGTTGTGTAATGGTGGTTTACTCTTTCCAAGCAATGTTCAGAGGCTGCTCAACGTTTCCCACTCATGCAGATCCAGTGCTCAAATGGTTGTTATTTAGACTCTACTATATTCCGCAGCATAATTCCTTTTCCCTAAGAATTTCATCCCAAACATCTGAGCTCTGCCCAAGCAAAACTTCTAATTCACTCACTGCATCACAAGGCTCATTGCATAACGCTGTCACTCTGTACTGAAGAGTCTGGTCCTCCTGACTTCTCTTTGAGGGTGCAGAGAAGGATGTTCTAATTGTCATCAGAAACTGCAATTATAATTGTAAAGCTATGTGAAtagtaaaaaaactttaaaatgtctcATCTGTCCTGCAGCAGTGAAAAATCCATAGGTGGACTAAGGGGACCTAAAGCCCACAAAACAGTAAGAAAACCAACGAAATCTACGGCTCCAAAGAAACCAAGACTAGGTAAATTCCTTAACTGGAACTAAACATCCTTTGGATTTCAGATATTGCCCTGCATGTTGGATTCCATGCCCCGATCTGCCATTAGTCTGTAGGAAAGTAACTCCAGGTTTGCTGCAAACCCAGCTTGTCTCAGAAGACTCTGCAGCGCTTCCACAATTTCCGCATGGACGCTTTCACCTCGTTATTCCGCAGAGTATAGATGAGGGGATTCAGAACCGGGGATAAGACAGTGTAGATCACACAGATGTGCTTGTCAGAGGGGAAGGTAGAAAAGGGGCGGAAGTAGATGAAGATGCAGGGTACAAAGAAGAGGGTGACGACCATCGCATGTGAGGCACAGGTGGAGAGCGCCTTCCAGTGTCCCTCAGTGAAGCGGACCCTGATTGTGACCAGGATGAACGTGTAAGATGTGACCAGCACCAGGAAGCAAACCAGGGATATTAAGCCACTGTTGGAAACCATGAGCCACTCAATGACATAGATATCTGTGCAGGCAAGCCGAATGACAGGAGGTACATCACAGAAATAGTTGTCGATTGTGTTAGGGCCACAGAAGGGGAGCTGGATTGTGAGCAGCGTCTGGACAATGGAGTGGAGGAAGCCCCCTGCCCAGCAGGCAGACACCAGGACCCAGCACACCTGCCGGTTCATGATGGCTGTGTAGTGCAGGGGCTTGCAGATGGCAGTGTAGCGGTCATATGCCATCACAGTCAGGAGGAACATCTCTGATGCCCCAACAAAGTGCAGGAAAAACAGCTGGGCTATACAGTCTTCAAACGCAATGGCCTTCCTCTGGAAGAGCAGGTCCACCAGCATCCTGGGAGAGGTGACAGAGGTGCAGCAGATATCTATGAAGGACAAATTGCAGAGGAGAAAGTACATGGGTGAGGACAGCTTGGGGTCGCTCCTGACTGTCACAATGATGAGAAGGTTCCCCAGCAGAACAAGGGCATAGGccaggaagaaaaaggtgaaGAAGAGGACTTGCAGGTCCCTTGTATCAGAAAGCCCCAGGAGGATGAATTCAGTCACTCGAGAGAAGTTTCCCAGTGCCATCGCTTCAGCTCAGGCTCCCATAGCACAGGTGTGGGGGTGAAGTCATGGGTTGAccaggaagagaaagagatgtGCTACAGCTCCAAGGTTCACGGATGATGAAAGCAGGATGCATTTACTGCTGTTCTGCCTGCTACAGAAAGTACAGTGTCACATCATAAATGATGGTGAGCAGTGTTTGCAAAGAGCACTGTCCACCTCTCTTCTGCCTTCCCACTCCCTTTTCACGTTTCTGGCCCCTCCACACTGACCCTCACCCCTGACCTCACTCCGACCACTATTTTTCTGCATTGTAGTTGGTGTGACGAAGTTTGTGTTCCCATTCTGTCAGGGAGGAAACACATCCTACCCTCACAGGACAAGAGCCATGAATGCTGGAAAAATATGACACTGTCCTTTTACCTACTGGGAGTTTAAAGTGCCATAATGGAAAGCGAACGCTTGCCATGCTCAAGCATCGTATCTACAATATATGGCTCAACCATGAGCTGTTCCATGTTCTACTCCTAACTGCATTCCTCTAAATTGATGAAAGGGCTCTCCAGTTAGCTTGTCCACTCTGAAACTAGAAATACATGCACAGAAACCAGCCTGGAAGGTTATTCACTGGTATTCCTCTCCACAGAGCTAGCAGCTATTTAGTAGCTTGAGTGCTCTCTTAGGCCTGCTGTTAACAGAACGTGCTCTCCTGAAGAAATTGTGTTTTCTAACATAGCAGAAGCTGCACAACTCTGCACAGTTTCTCTACCTCTTTGTCACTCAGAGTAATTTTTAAAGTTCTTCAGTAGACAAACCACTAGACACTCACTATCTTGCGAAGGTTAAAATGTGACCAGCAGAGGAATGCTCATTTTCATTTACAATGACACCAGGAAATTCTTCAGTTGCTCATTTCTGCCTAAGAGTTTGTAAGCCAGCAAGCAGGAGATTACTACTAAGAAAGCAGTGTCTGTTTTTCATATATGCCTCTGTTGCCTTTTGCTAATACCTGAGCACATTCCTCAGGTCCTGCTCTATTCTCTGCCACTTTCCGGTAGTtctcaaagactgtttttctttcccatcgAACAGGTTTGCTTCACGCATAATTCAGACTATATGTCTGCAAATCACAGCACTAGCTTAGAAATGAtccccctttttcctctctgcctctcccaaGGGCTCAGTAGTCTTCCAGAGCTAGCACGGCTGCAGAGAGGGTGAACAGTCTGTAGCAATCCCTGACGTTGTACTAGACAGAGACCTGCAGAAACAGGCATCACAGTTTGAGCATAACAGCTCTGGCTCCCTGTACAGTCAATAAAGAGGAATAAACACCTTAAAGGCATGACTTGGTTTACCTTGTTTAGATCATTACACTACAATGAGATGACTTATACCATAGAAGATAGTACATCTGTCCTTGAGTATAAATGGAGATACCTGCCCCATGCTAGATGTCTACGATGCAATCAACATTAAATGAAGCTGCCTCGAAGGATCCAAATGACCAAAGTGTCTCagcaatatttaaatttttctgtatatttttcaaCAGATATTACCAagcctctctctctgcctttgatATACACAAACACAACCACACACGTGCTTTAATATGCCATGGCTGATATGAAGAACATaagcaaaggagaggaaataatGGTTATACTGTACCCAGTTACTAAATGTTGATACATGAAATTTCAAGACTGAACTCCACAGCATTTgttctctgaaaacattttaaatcattcACTCTAAATCTGTTTCAAGCTATGCATCCCACAGGTCAGGGCAttgttccatttttcttcctcttgcttgtAATTGCCATATCCTTGCTCTTGTTTAAGTTTCTTATTGCAtagaaatttttttcaggaggttttcaagcaatttttcttttccgGACAGGTTACAGGCAAATTTTACTGTGATGGTATCAATGTCCTGTTTTCCATTTATCATTTAGACAGAAAGATCCAATGAGGCAACACCTCCACAGCTTTCTGAACTGACGTCTATATTTCCCGCACTTTCCTTCTCCCTAAAGTTATCCCATCCCAGCACAACATATAAATACTCCTGTAACATACTGGGTACTAAACATAAAAGATAGTTTTCCGCTAGTGGAGTTGGACCTGTGAGAACTGTGTCATTACCAAACTCCAAGCACTACCCAAGGGCCTTATTAAACAGTTTTGGTGGCTGGGTCCCTTGGTGTGCAAGAGCACACCAATTTGCTCAATGACCTTCTGTGCACGGAGTCCTGAAGGTTGATGAAGAAAGGATAAGACACCACGCACTTCTAAGCACTCAGAAGCCCTTTGTATGAAAAAAACAAGTCTCTAgtaataaaaacataaatgtaGGGTTGTACTACTAATCTCCGCATTGAAACAGTGTCAGGCATCTGGGAATGTTGGTTAAGATCAG includes:
- the LOC142088006 gene encoding olfactory receptor 4E2-like, which codes for MALGNFSRVTEFILLGLSDTRDLQVLFFTFFFLAYALVLLGNLLIIVTVRSDPKLSSPMYFLLCNLSFIDICCTSVTSPRMLVDLLFQRKAIAFEDCIAQLFFLHFVGASEMFLLTVMAYDRYTAICKPLHYTAIMNRQVCWVLVSACWAGGFLHSIVQTLLTIQLPFCGPNTIDNYFCDVPPVIRLACTDIYVIEWLMVSNSGLISLVCFLVLVTSYTFILVTIRVRFTEGHWKALSTCASHAMVVTLFFVPCIFIYFRPFSTFPSDKHICVIYTVLSPVLNPLIYTLRNNEVKASMRKLWKRCRVF